A segment of the Streptomyces sp. L2 genome:
GCGGTGGCCGCCAGTTCCTTGCGGTTGGCCGGCCGGGAGTCGGCGGCCCGGCCCGGCACGACGTGGTCGACCAGCGCGTCCAGGGCGAGCCGCCGCTCCTCGGGGTCCGTGACCTCGTGGGCGACGCCGTGCACCACCACCGAGCGGTAGTTGACCGAGTGGTGGAAGGCGGACCGGGCCAGCACCAGCCCGTCGACATGGGTGACCGTCAGGCACACGGGAAGGCCCGGGTCCGCGTCCCCGGTCATCCGCAGCGGGCGCGAACCGGTGGACCCGTGGACGTACAGCCGCTCCCCGACCCGGCCGTACAGCGTGGGCAGCACCACCGGGGCGCCGTCGCGCACGAAGCCGAGGTGGCACACGTAGCCCTCGTCGAGTATCGCGTGCACCAGCTCACGGTCGTACGACGCCCGGTCCGCCGACCGGGTGGGCACGGTGCGGTCGGTCGGGGTGTAGGCGTCGCCGGACGGCGGCGGCGTTTCCCGGCTCGCTTCCCCAGCCGCGTCCCGGGTCGTCTCCTGGGTCCCCTGCATGGCGTTCTCCATTGCACTAGTGCATACTTGTGTTTGTGCTAGGAGAGTATCGGATCGAAGGTCGGGGCGCAGCCGAGATCGCGGCCGGCGTGGAGCGCGCGGTGGGCGCGGGGGAGCTGCGGCCGGGCCAAGGCCTGCCGCCCATGCGGGAGTTGGCGGACCGGCTCGGGGTGAACCCGAACACGGTCGCGGCCGCCTACCGCACCCTGCGGGAACGCGGGGTCATCGAGACCGCCGGGCGCCGGGGCAGCCGTATCCGCCCGAAACCGGCCACCACCGGGCGTGACCAGGCCCGCCTCGACGTTCCGGACGGCGTGCGGGACGTGTCCGACGGCAACCCGGACCCGGCGCTGCTGCCCTCCCTCGCGGAGGCGTTCGCGGCCGCCGCCGCGCAGAGCGACCGCGATCCCGTGCTGTACGGCGACGACCCCGTCGAACCCGAGCTGGCGCGCCTCGCCCGCGCCGCCCTGGACGCCGACGGTGTGCCGGACGGCCCCGTCGCCGTCGCGTCCGGCTCCCTCGACGCCGTCGAGCGGGTCCTTCTGGCCCAC
Coding sequences within it:
- a CDS encoding pyridoxamine 5'-phosphate oxidase family protein yields the protein MQGTQETTRDAAGEASRETPPPSGDAYTPTDRTVPTRSADRASYDRELVHAILDEGYVCHLGFVRDGAPVVLPTLYGRVGERLYVHGSTGSRPLRMTGDADPGLPVCLTVTHVDGLVLARSAFHHSVNYRSVVVHGVAHEVTDPEERRLALDALVDHVVPGRAADSRPANRKELAATAVIRLDLDEVSAKVRTGGANDEPEDLALPHWAGVVPLRKGYDTPVANADLTPGIELPDYLTAAR